One part of the Salinivirga cyanobacteriivorans genome encodes these proteins:
- a CDS encoding FMN-binding protein — MQILIKYSILLLGMVSMGLSQPNIEHENKILLRTLKRGFDIKKPEFDEIKVSEKIINDYQINGKVFEVSNPTKSQVVIIYSGRVYSCRSGGCSAPHKTSGEISREYFDYFAIFNTKGNIKEVRVHNYKATKGHGIVSKGWLRQFEKLNHNEKPVVGKNIDGISGATISSHAITEDMALRIKMMGKILKRKPKVTEK; from the coding sequence ATGCAAATTTTAATAAAATATTCAATTTTACTGTTAGGAATGGTTAGCATGGGCCTTTCTCAACCAAATATCGAACATGAAAATAAAATTTTACTGAGAACCTTAAAAAGAGGATTCGATATTAAAAAACCCGAATTTGATGAGATAAAAGTATCAGAAAAGATCATAAATGACTATCAGATCAATGGCAAAGTGTTTGAGGTTAGTAATCCCACTAAAAGTCAAGTTGTTATCATATATTCAGGGCGAGTATACAGCTGCCGAAGCGGTGGCTGTTCTGCTCCCCACAAAACCTCAGGTGAAATAAGCAGGGAGTATTTTGACTATTTTGCAATATTCAATACAAAAGGAAATATAAAAGAGGTCAGGGTGCATAATTACAAAGCTACCAAAGGACATGGCATAGTATCAAAAGGCTGGTTACGCCAGTTCGAAAAACTTAACCACAACGAAAAACCTGTTGTTGGAAAAAATATTGATGGAATATCAGGTGCTACTATCTCATCGCATGCCATTACTGAGGATATGGCGCTTCGGATTAAAATGATGGGCAAAATTCTGAAGCGCAAGCCAAAAGTTACCGAAAAATAG
- a CDS encoding YebC/PmpR family DNA-binding transcriptional regulator produces MGRAFEYRRAAKEKRWDKMSKMFPKLAKAITVAAKDGGSDPEMNPKLRTAIQNAKAQNMPKDNIENAIKRADGKDAESYTEVNYEGKGPHGVLVFVECMTDNTMRTVANVKSYFNKAGGSMVPNGSLEFLFDRKAVIQFEKSEDTDIETLELELIDAGLDAIEEHEGRIYVYGDYTEFGELTKAIEDMGIDIKKANLQRIPNSPVEFSDAQLEEIEKMLDKLEDDDDVQEVFTNIA; encoded by the coding sequence ATGGGACGAGCATTCGAATATCGCCGTGCAGCAAAAGAGAAACGCTGGGATAAAATGTCTAAAATGTTTCCTAAACTTGCCAAAGCTATAACTGTAGCAGCAAAAGATGGCGGGTCAGATCCCGAAATGAATCCCAAACTGCGTACCGCGATTCAGAATGCCAAGGCACAGAATATGCCCAAAGACAATATTGAAAATGCCATTAAACGCGCCGACGGTAAAGATGCCGAAAGTTATACAGAGGTTAACTACGAAGGTAAAGGACCGCATGGTGTTTTGGTTTTTGTGGAATGCATGACAGATAATACCATGCGTACCGTAGCCAACGTAAAGTCTTATTTCAACAAAGCTGGTGGTAGCATGGTGCCGAATGGCTCACTTGAATTTTTGTTTGACCGCAAGGCTGTGATTCAGTTTGAGAAAAGTGAAGATACCGATATAGAAACCCTGGAGCTTGAGCTAATTGATGCCGGTTTGGATGCTATTGAAGAGCACGAGGGGCGTATTTATGTTTATGGAGATTATACCGAATTTGGCGAGTTGACAAAAGCAATTGAAGACATGGGGATTGATATCAAAAAAGCCAACCTACAACGTATTCCTAACAGCCCGGTAGAATTTTCTGATGCGCAACTTGAAGAAATCGAGAAAATGCTCGATAAGCTCGAGGATGACGACGATGTTCAGGAGGTTTTTACCAATATTGCCTAA
- a CDS encoding HAL/PAL/TAL family ammonia-lyase, giving the protein MTLTITGKDLTIEKVVAVARNNQKVELHPDAVKRINKCRAMLEEKIEAHEIMYGVNTGIGEFSEVVLSDEQVKDFQKYLIYNHAAGIGDPAPIEYVRGAMLGRINVHANGHSGNRLVITQTLVEMLNKGVTPFVCQKGSVGASGDLAPMSQIALLMMGEGKAYYQGELMPGKEAMEKAGIPIPGLEARDGLATINGSNVLTAMSAILLYDTNKWLKQAEIGAAMSLEALKANMKPYTAKLHEVRGFKGAVRSANAINKLVAGGDLKEGKVKCKVQDAYSMRSTPQVIGAAHDALAYARSQVEIELNGVGDNPIFFPDEKLQLSGANFQGTPVAVPMDMVGSCITMVSVMSERRMNRLNHPALNVGLPSFLTKGAGMFSGLMLSQYTADMQIVEQRILSTPASIQSIPAAADQEDFVSMGMNTAIKNFQILDNAYGILGIEIMAAAQALDFRKEEYSFGKGVQKAWETVRKHVDFLDVDRPLYDDHTNMKALIKSAEILDEVEKTVGSLE; this is encoded by the coding sequence ATGACACTAACAATTACTGGTAAAGATTTAACCATTGAAAAAGTTGTGGCTGTAGCACGCAATAATCAGAAAGTTGAGCTACACCCCGACGCTGTAAAAAGAATTAATAAATGCCGGGCCATGCTCGAAGAAAAAATCGAGGCACATGAAATTATGTACGGCGTTAATACAGGCATTGGAGAGTTTTCTGAGGTGGTGCTGTCTGATGAACAGGTCAAGGATTTTCAGAAATACCTGATTTATAATCACGCAGCAGGTATTGGCGATCCGGCACCCATTGAGTACGTTCGGGGCGCTATGCTTGGCCGTATTAACGTTCATGCCAACGGCCATTCGGGAAACCGCCTGGTAATTACACAAACCCTTGTCGAAATGCTCAACAAAGGCGTTACACCCTTTGTATGCCAAAAAGGATCAGTCGGCGCCAGCGGCGATTTGGCTCCAATGTCGCAAATAGCCCTGCTAATGATGGGGGAAGGGAAAGCCTACTATCAGGGGGAGCTTATGCCCGGTAAAGAAGCCATGGAGAAAGCCGGTATACCCATTCCTGGCCTCGAAGCCCGAGATGGCCTTGCCACCATTAATGGTTCAAATGTGCTGACCGCCATGAGCGCAATTTTGCTGTACGATACCAATAAATGGCTTAAACAGGCCGAAATTGGTGCAGCTATGTCACTGGAAGCACTTAAAGCCAATATGAAACCCTACACTGCCAAATTACATGAAGTGCGTGGTTTTAAGGGAGCTGTACGCAGTGCAAATGCCATTAATAAACTGGTAGCAGGTGGCGACCTCAAAGAAGGGAAGGTCAAATGTAAAGTGCAGGATGCCTATTCCATGCGTTCTACACCACAGGTAATTGGCGCAGCACACGATGCCCTGGCTTATGCCCGGTCGCAGGTGGAAATTGAACTGAATGGCGTCGGCGATAATCCTATCTTTTTTCCCGATGAAAAACTGCAACTCTCCGGAGCAAATTTTCAGGGTACACCCGTTGCTGTGCCAATGGATATGGTGGGCTCCTGCATTACTATGGTTAGTGTGATGTCTGAACGGCGCATGAATCGCCTGAATCATCCGGCCCTTAATGTCGGTCTTCCATCATTTTTAACCAAAGGTGCTGGCATGTTTTCAGGTTTGATGTTAAGTCAATATACTGCCGATATGCAAATTGTAGAGCAGCGCATTCTTTCTACACCTGCATCAATCCAGTCCATTCCGGCTGCTGCCGATCAGGAAGATTTTGTCTCCATGGGAATGAATACAGCCATTAAAAATTTCCAGATTCTGGATAATGCATACGGTATTCTGGGTATTGAAATTATGGCAGCTGCTCAGGCACTCGACTTCCGTAAAGAAGAATACAGCTTTGGTAAAGGTGTTCAAAAAGCATGGGAAACTGTGCGCAAACATGTCGATTTTCTTGATGTGGACAGGCCACTTTACGACGATCATACCAACATGAAGGCTTTAATAAAGTCGGCTGAGATTCTTGATGAGGTTGAGAAAACTGTTGGTTCGCTGGAATAG
- a CDS encoding TonB-dependent receptor plug domain-containing protein: MRKYVLCIVVCFNYVISFAQGIQDSVFRIPEVEISEQRLFQKADAGLKQTRVDSLVLLEKINADLSEVLAENTPVYIKNYGRGALSTASFRGTAPSHTQVSWNGININSPMLGMVDFSLIPVNIIDDLTLQHGAASVSEQSGGLGGHISIRNKVDWKNRFSGRYHQGVGSFHTFSEFAQINLGSATVQSKTRAYHFFSKNNYDFLNKHLLPEPEVQRNQNADYGRYGVMQEVYYRPLPQWQLSAKVWWQDAYRSIPTVLTDESSDDSKERINRQDDRTIKAVVNSGFFGDAWTFKFHSGFDFQEVDYVNGYTVNNEENLNVNSGSDMQSWYNQISCQYRFSDKITVDLKGDYNLYDIASYDTAALLGYDVTRQEASVMSAIYYEPFAPLQISVTLRQDWLEKRHTPMIYTFGVNYKPITSQNLVFKGSITRNFRNPSLNDMYWQPGGNPDLKAEKGYTIDGGLHYLLQKKQWSIESQFTGYYSQIDDWIIWLPGLKGPWEPYNLMSVEASGIEMMLKTRWSSGNVRLYLMANYAFTQTVNAGRGLSDVDISEGKQLPFIPIHSGNIFASAAYDGYYINYQHNSYSTRYLLYSNNQSDGLYPYHLNHASMGRRWHVNRFKINVELQVKNLFDEFYRSILNRFMPGRNYMLMVKVAF; this comes from the coding sequence GTGCGTAAATATGTTTTATGCATAGTGGTTTGTTTTAATTATGTGATATCCTTCGCCCAGGGTATACAGGACTCCGTGTTTCGTATCCCTGAGGTGGAGATATCTGAACAACGACTTTTCCAAAAGGCCGATGCCGGGCTGAAACAGACCAGGGTTGATTCCCTTGTTTTACTGGAAAAAATCAATGCTGATTTATCTGAGGTCTTAGCAGAAAACACGCCTGTTTATATCAAAAATTATGGCCGCGGTGCGCTTTCCACAGCATCATTTCGCGGCACAGCACCCTCTCATACACAGGTTTCATGGAATGGAATCAATATCAATTCCCCAATGTTGGGGATGGTTGACTTTTCATTGATTCCGGTGAATATTATTGATGACCTCACATTGCAGCATGGTGCGGCTTCAGTAAGTGAGCAAAGCGGGGGCCTTGGTGGCCATATCAGTATTCGTAATAAAGTAGATTGGAAAAATCGCTTTAGTGGCCGATATCACCAGGGAGTGGGCAGTTTTCATACATTCAGCGAGTTTGCCCAAATAAATCTAGGCTCAGCCACAGTGCAATCTAAGACGCGGGCTTACCATTTTTTTTCGAAAAACAACTATGACTTTTTGAATAAACACTTACTCCCGGAGCCTGAGGTTCAACGTAATCAAAATGCCGATTATGGTAGATATGGCGTCATGCAGGAGGTCTATTACCGACCTTTGCCGCAGTGGCAGCTTTCAGCAAAGGTGTGGTGGCAGGATGCTTATCGCTCTATTCCTACAGTTTTGACCGATGAGAGCAGCGACGATTCAAAGGAGCGTATTAATCGGCAGGACGATCGAACGATTAAAGCCGTTGTGAATTCAGGTTTTTTCGGTGACGCGTGGACTTTTAAATTTCATTCCGGGTTCGATTTTCAGGAGGTTGATTATGTAAATGGTTATACCGTAAATAATGAAGAAAACCTGAATGTGAATTCCGGAAGTGATATGCAAAGTTGGTATAACCAGATTTCTTGTCAATACAGGTTTTCTGATAAAATTACCGTAGATCTAAAAGGTGATTATAACCTGTATGATATTGCATCGTACGACACAGCTGCCCTACTTGGATATGATGTCACACGGCAAGAGGCTTCAGTTATGAGTGCTATTTACTACGAACCTTTTGCACCCCTCCAGATTTCTGTAACATTGCGGCAGGATTGGCTGGAAAAGCGGCACACCCCGATGATTTATACTTTTGGCGTAAATTATAAACCAATTACTTCGCAAAATCTTGTTTTTAAGGGCAGTATAACACGCAATTTTCGTAATCCTTCGTTGAACGATATGTACTGGCAGCCGGGTGGTAACCCCGATCTTAAAGCCGAAAAAGGCTACACGATCGATGGGGGATTACATTATTTGTTGCAAAAAAAGCAATGGTCAATTGAGAGCCAATTTACCGGCTACTATTCCCAAATTGACGATTGGATTATTTGGCTGCCAGGTCTGAAAGGGCCATGGGAGCCTTATAATTTAATGAGTGTTGAGGCTTCCGGCATTGAAATGATGTTAAAAACCCGGTGGTCATCAGGTAATGTCCGGTTATATTTAATGGCAAATTATGCGTTTACACAAACAGTGAATGCGGGTAGGGGACTCTCTGACGTAGATATTTCTGAAGGAAAGCAATTACCTTTTATTCCTATACATTCAGGTAATATTTTTGCTTCTGCAGCCTATGATGGCTACTATATCAATTACCAGCATAATTCATACAGTACCCGTTATTTGCTTTACAGTAACAATCAAAGCGACGGACTTTATCCTTATCATCTTAACCACGCTTCTATGGGCAGGCGGTGGCATGTGAATCGATTTAAAATCAATGTCGAATTACAGGTGAAGAACCTGTTCGATGAGTTTTACCGTAGTATACTGAACCGGTTCATGCCGGGAAGAAATTATATGCTGATGGTTAAAGTGGCTTTTTAA
- a CDS encoding T9SS type A sorting domain-containing protein, with the protein MCSAVLLVAGINASHAQYISEVLEYKPAPGQLINEAPWGTPSAAGSITGGINGHLSLGAWGGYVVFKFATPVENHPDNPFGVDFTVFGNPMPDWSEPGIVWVMRDENQNGLADDTWYQLAGSDYYFSGTVHNYWVSYTNPQVGVAANVPWSDNLGNSGYIYANDVHPQPYYPLADSFPEINQEAYSFTASRIFPAVDSTSSMVKIYQRGFGYADNEFRGEAPYDLPDNPYTQTLENSGGDAFDLNWAVDTAGNYVQLDEVDFVKVQNGMLAHGGWLGEVSTEITGAVDVAPNATISGETLALVIKDLSPVIYESTLQLEVYAFDQGRLIADYDVNWSVNLSGASVDGDNILHLTQSGELEVTATLAGFPNISATATAAVDLGNGFDNLTSNELINIYPNPFADLLNVKSTGGELRVYNGAGHVIYQKYIQGSERINMAAYSPGLYLVQLNTGSGIFVEKVIKK; encoded by the coding sequence GTGTGCTCAGCAGTCTTACTGGTAGCGGGAATAAATGCATCACATGCCCAGTATATCAGCGAGGTGCTTGAGTATAAGCCTGCTCCGGGGCAACTGATTAATGAGGCTCCATGGGGTACGCCTTCTGCTGCCGGTAGTATCACCGGAGGTATAAATGGTCACCTGTCACTTGGTGCATGGGGAGGCTATGTAGTGTTCAAATTTGCAACACCTGTGGAGAACCATCCTGATAATCCGTTTGGTGTGGATTTTACTGTTTTTGGCAATCCTATGCCCGATTGGAGCGAGCCCGGTATTGTTTGGGTAATGAGGGATGAGAATCAGAATGGACTAGCCGATGATACATGGTATCAACTGGCCGGTAGCGATTACTATTTTTCAGGCACGGTTCATAATTACTGGGTAAGTTATACTAACCCGCAAGTTGGTGTAGCGGCAAATGTACCATGGAGTGATAATCTTGGAAATAGTGGCTATATTTATGCCAATGATGTGCATCCCCAACCTTATTACCCTTTGGCCGATTCTTTTCCGGAAATTAATCAGGAAGCATATAGTTTTACCGCATCGCGAATTTTTCCGGCGGTCGATAGCACCAGTTCAATGGTGAAAATCTACCAACGGGGTTTTGGCTATGCCGATAACGAGTTTCGCGGTGAGGCGCCCTATGATTTGCCGGATAACCCTTATACGCAAACGCTGGAGAACTCGGGAGGTGATGCTTTTGATCTAAATTGGGCCGTCGATACAGCCGGCAATTATGTGCAGTTGGATGAAGTTGATTTTGTAAAAGTGCAAAATGGTATGCTGGCTCACGGAGGATGGCTCGGAGAGGTCTCTACAGAGATAACCGGTGCTGTTGATGTGGCACCAAACGCTACAATAAGCGGCGAAACGCTTGCGCTCGTAATAAAAGATTTATCCCCTGTGATTTATGAAAGCACCTTGCAGTTGGAGGTCTATGCTTTTGATCAGGGGAGGCTGATTGCCGATTATGACGTTAACTGGTCTGTAAATTTGAGCGGGGCCTCTGTTGATGGGGATAATATACTCCATCTTACTCAATCAGGCGAGCTCGAAGTCACTGCTACACTTGCAGGTTTTCCAAATATTTCGGCCACTGCTACAGCAGCTGTGGATTTGGGGAACGGTTTTGATAATTTGACCAGCAATGAATTAATTAATATTTATCCTAATCCATTCGCCGATTTGCTAAATGTGAAGTCTACGGGTGGAGAATTGCGTGTTTACAACGGAGCGGGACACGTTATTTATCAAAAATATATTCAAGGCAGCGAGCGCATAAATATGGCTGCATATAGTCCGGGTTTGTATTTGGTTCAATTGAATACCGGTTCCGGAATTTTTGTGGAAAAAGTAATCAAAAAATAG
- a CDS encoding DUF4465 domain-containing protein, with product MKKLYFLFLVAMIYAAGIKAQDSYVSAGENYVAQDILVNYDLFSTFDIRDGLLYGNEGDTIRVLDLATGNELATYAKPDTYDAFPSFITVNENGTEIWVGYTVTGNTDDRIYRIPTSTGTWHHEATLTGNFDLEIFNGYLIADGAVYGESNKIYLLDTTGSDDHRLLVETGGNSAGFAIDASGNLYYGTSFTDNNQLVRFSGDALLTVMEDTTASPLPFEEGAVLTNIPAGAYDTDVDQAGNVVFSFNDYSSDKVIAIYNSFSNTYDTLATTGGDYDWFTMVKTIGDVKEPGEHNGAFALSYARPVVKVNGDNYGPVVAEPFETLQTVASIESIFVDLNNHFTDPDDVDNFSYTVSSSNSEVAGVSVQDQILQIEIVAPGQTTIYITATNAGRSVSAEMILGAYPEINGDYTVSDFEGMGVGADDYWNGSDASGGFTSGLLAFPNNYNPDYGSWNGWAYSTVTDDSTAGYGNQYSAITGSGFDSVSSDGATYGVSYASGMPVISIDDENAHRVKGFYVTNNTYAALSMKYGDAFTKKFGGVTGSDPDWFKLQVWGFYNEMPTDTISFYLADYRFEDNSKDYIVETWQWIDLESLGFVDSLQMALSSSDEGQWGMNTPAYYCADNFYVGQAEVGIERETTLKSEFALYPNPAKERVTVSSQSTETFSCILYDYTGKALQQIKNALHSRQIDLSAYPDGMYILKIQNGQQITTKRIVKQ from the coding sequence ATGAAAAAGCTTTACTTTTTGTTTTTGGTAGCAATGATCTATGCCGCCGGAATTAAGGCACAGGATAGCTATGTGAGTGCCGGAGAGAATTATGTGGCTCAGGATATTTTAGTCAATTACGATCTGTTCTCTACGTTTGATATCAGAGACGGTTTGCTTTATGGAAATGAGGGAGATACCATTCGTGTGTTGGACCTTGCAACCGGAAACGAATTGGCAACTTACGCAAAGCCCGATACCTATGACGCTTTTCCAAGTTTTATCACTGTCAATGAGAATGGGACAGAAATTTGGGTCGGATATACCGTAACGGGTAACACCGACGACAGAATTTACAGAATCCCAACATCTACCGGAACATGGCATCATGAGGCAACCCTTACCGGTAATTTTGATCTTGAGATTTTTAATGGGTACCTTATTGCCGATGGCGCTGTTTATGGTGAGTCTAATAAAATATATTTGCTCGACACCACGGGTAGTGATGATCATCGCTTACTTGTTGAAACCGGAGGCAACTCTGCTGGTTTTGCCATCGATGCCAGTGGAAATCTGTATTATGGTACATCTTTTACGGATAACAACCAGTTGGTTCGCTTCTCTGGCGACGCCCTCCTTACAGTTATGGAGGATACCACGGCAAGCCCTTTGCCGTTTGAGGAAGGTGCTGTTTTAACTAATATTCCTGCAGGAGCATACGATACAGATGTAGATCAGGCAGGTAATGTGGTTTTTAGTTTCAATGATTACAGCAGCGATAAAGTGATCGCCATTTATAACAGCTTCAGCAATACTTATGATACTTTGGCAACTACCGGTGGCGATTATGACTGGTTTACAATGGTTAAAACCATTGGTGATGTTAAGGAGCCGGGCGAGCATAATGGTGCTTTCGCCCTCTCTTATGCACGACCAGTGGTTAAAGTTAATGGAGATAATTATGGGCCTGTAGTGGCTGAGCCATTTGAAACACTACAAACAGTGGCCTCAATTGAAAGTATCTTTGTTGATTTAAATAATCACTTTACAGATCCGGATGACGTTGATAATTTTAGTTATACGGTTTCGAGCAGCAATAGTGAAGTAGCCGGAGTGAGTGTACAGGATCAAATTCTGCAAATTGAAATTGTAGCACCGGGCCAAACAACAATTTACATAACGGCCACTAATGCAGGCAGATCTGTAAGTGCAGAAATGATATTGGGTGCATATCCTGAGATTAATGGCGACTACACAGTTAGCGACTTTGAAGGCATGGGGGTCGGAGCGGATGATTATTGGAATGGGTCAGATGCATCCGGAGGTTTTACATCGGGTTTATTAGCTTTTCCAAATAATTATAACCCAGATTATGGATCATGGAATGGTTGGGCTTATTCAACTGTAACTGATGATAGTACTGCGGGTTATGGCAATCAATATAGTGCCATCACTGGCAGCGGCTTTGATTCGGTTTCTTCAGATGGTGCTACTTATGGCGTTTCATATGCTTCAGGTATGCCCGTAATTAGTATTGATGATGAAAACGCACACCGGGTGAAAGGGTTTTATGTAACTAATAATACTTATGCGGCCCTTTCAATGAAATACGGTGATGCGTTTACTAAAAAGTTTGGTGGCGTAACCGGTTCCGATCCAGACTGGTTTAAACTGCAGGTTTGGGGTTTTTATAATGAAATGCCTACCGATACAATTTCATTTTACCTTGCTGACTACAGGTTTGAGGATAACTCCAAAGATTATATTGTGGAAACCTGGCAATGGATCGATCTCGAGTCGCTCGGGTTTGTCGATAGCTTGCAAATGGCATTATCTTCATCTGACGAAGGCCAGTGGGGTATGAATACACCAGCTTATTATTGCGCAGATAATTTCTATGTGGGCCAGGCAGAAGTTGGAATAGAGAGGGAAACTACCTTAAAATCAGAATTCGCGCTTTATCCTAATCCTGCGAAAGAACGGGTAACCGTTTCATCACAGTCGACCGAAACATTCAGTTGTATATTGTATGATTATACCGGAAAGGCACTACAACAAATAAAAAATGCCCTGCATAGCCGGCAAATTGACCTGTCTGCATATCCCGACGGCATGTATATACTGAAAATTCAAAATGGACAACAAATTACGACCAAACGTATTGTGAAACAATAG